In one Helicoverpa zea isolate HzStark_Cry1AcR chromosome 5, ilHelZeax1.1, whole genome shotgun sequence genomic region, the following are encoded:
- the LOC124630377 gene encoding luciferin 4-monooxygenase-like — MTDIYSNTRVSSRVERLRKVAAERYSIKEKDTHIGHVILESMLDNPDMICQIDFATGQQETNKSVAKRMCCLASAMMKAGLKPGDPAIVMGPNHMDLCIPYFACHLGGYPMCGIDPSIGKNDLISLFPYISPKIIFCQKACEEKVNAALRENKLKAKIVFFDDKTADIDAFVKMYTGTKVNFRPAEFDHSTTIAWLMLTSGTTGRPKVAVIPFDTLLNGIINWWSPFPDSVDTILAMATLQWVSSLIYFMSGPLKGATRVQSSEPLTPMKLVTLINQYRPVTTAFTPYILGHFLNAAEKTCDLSSFKYILIGGSAIEKPLLDRFRSVCSAFMYLAYGMTELLVPIFDFDNDTPFGSSGKPQSQYEFKLMGDDGVPLEGSHKTGELWVKGDSFFKGYLNNPEETKTILTDDGWFKTGDMFYRDDQDYYYFVERKRLLIKHYGFLISPLQIEEIIKRHPAVLDACVVSEPHMDCQELPLIALQRRNGDKVDPQEIFDLIRKNMEGKQISGGLFFVEGLPITPSGKVHRAKVKEMAEAAQKIFVW; from the exons ATGACGGATATCTATAGCAATACTAGAGTGAGTAGTCGTGTGGAGCGTCTGCGCAAGGTGGCAGCGGAACGGTACAGCATCAAGGAAAAAGACACCCACATTGGCCACGTCATCCTGGAATCTATGTTGGATAACCCTGACATGATCTGCCAA ATTGACTTCGCGACCGGCCAGCAAGAGACGAACAAATCCGTAGCAAAGCGTATGTGCTGCCTCGCCAGCGCCATGATGAAGGCAGGCTTGAAGCCAGGAGACCCCGCCATTGTCATGGGACCCAACCACATGGACCTATGTATCCCCTACTTCGCCTGTCACTTGGGTGGCTACCCAATGTGCGGTATCGATCCTAGCATTGGAAAAA ATGATTTGATCAGTTTATTCCCCTACATCTCCCCGAAGATCATTTTCTGCCAGAAAGCTTGTGAAGAAAAGGTCAACGCGGCATTAAGAGAGAACAAACTAAAGGCCAAAATTGTGTTTTTCGACGACAAAACAGCTGACATTGATGCTTTCGTCAAGATGTATACCGGCACCAAAGTTAATTTTAG GCCAGCTGAATTCGACCACTCCACTACAATTGCATGGCTGATGCTGACCAGTGGCACGACCGGCCGCCCCAAAGTGGCTGTCATACCGTTCGACACATTACTCAACGGAATTATTAATTGGTG GTCACCATTCCCGGATAGTGTGGACACCATCTTAGCCATGGCGACATTACAATGGGTGTCGTCACTCATATACTTCATGTCTGGCCCCCTGAAGGGTGCCACCAGGGTACAGTCGTCTGAGCCACTGACACCAATGAAGCTTGTCACCCTTATCAATCAATACCGG CCCGTCACCACGGCATTCACGCCATACATATTGGGACATTTCCTGAACGCGGCTGAAAAAACCTGTGACTTATCGAGTTTCAAATACATTCTTATTGGCGGCAGCGCAATCGAGAAGCCATTACTGGACAGATTTAGA AGTGTATGCAGCGCATTCATGTACTTAGCGTACGGTATGACCGAGCTGTTGGTACCTATCTTTGACTTTGATAACGACACGCCATTCGGCTCCAGTGGAAAGCCGCAATCTCAATATGAGTTCAAG CTCATGGGTGACGATGGCGTTCCTTTAGAAGGTAGTCACAAAACTGGTGAACTATGGGTCAAGGGTGACTCATTCTTTAAG GGTTATCTAAACAATCCCGAGGAAACGAAGACCATACTCACAGATGACGGATGGTTCAAGACAGGCGACATGTTCTACAGGGACGACCAAGATTATTACTACTTCGTTGAGCGCAAGAGACTTTTAATTAAGCACTACGGTTTTCTG ATTTCACCCCTACAAATCGAAGAGATCATCAAGCGTCACCCTGCAGTGTTGGACGCGTGCGTGGTGAGCGAGCCACACATGGATTGCCAAGAACTGCCACTCATCGCACTGCAGAGGAGGAATGGAGACAAAGTAGACCCACAAGAGATCTTCGACTTAATAAGAA AAAACATGGAAGGGAAGCAAATAAGCGGCGGTCTCTTCTTCGTAGAGGGATTACCCATCACGCCTTCCGGCAAAGTACATCGGGCAAAAGTAAAGGAGATGGCAGAAGCAGCGCAAAAAATCTTCGTCTGGTGA